In Thermotoga sp. Ku-13t, one genomic interval encodes:
- a CDS encoding TIGR01212 family radical SAM protein (This family includes YhcC from E. coli K-12, an uncharacterized radical SAM protein.) translates to MDRYNKLSDHLKRRYGARVHRLVIDAGFTCPNREKSGPCIFCDPTGSGFNALHNLSIREQVLKQREWAMKKYNATKFIAYFQSFSNTYAPIDVLRERYSEALVDDSIVQLAVSTRPDCVPEEVLKLLDEFKARVDVSLELGLQTINSKTLRILRRGHGVAEFIDAVVRAKKHGLEIVAHVIVDLPWDELEDVIDTARTLSYLGVDGVKMHSLYVVEDSLLGELFKKGAFQPVSFEEFVERTIAFLEHLSPSIVIHRLTSDPPKMGTLFARWGLSKWQIISAIETELERRNTFQGAKFKPAGGGQFNRS, encoded by the coding sequence ATTGACAGGTACAACAAGTTGAGTGATCATCTGAAACGCCGTTACGGTGCTCGCGTGCATCGACTGGTCATAGACGCCGGCTTCACGTGTCCAAACAGAGAAAAATCTGGTCCCTGCATTTTTTGCGATCCCACCGGCAGTGGATTCAACGCGCTGCACAATCTGTCAATCCGCGAGCAAGTGCTCAAGCAGAGAGAGTGGGCGATGAAAAAATACAACGCAACCAAGTTCATCGCGTACTTTCAATCGTTCAGCAACACCTACGCGCCGATAGATGTTTTGAGAGAGAGGTACTCCGAAGCCCTCGTGGACGATTCGATCGTTCAGCTCGCAGTTTCCACCAGACCGGACTGCGTTCCCGAAGAGGTTCTGAAGCTGCTCGACGAGTTCAAAGCCAGGGTGGACGTTTCGCTGGAACTTGGGCTTCAAACCATAAATTCGAAAACGTTGAGGATACTGCGTCGGGGACACGGTGTCGCGGAGTTCATCGATGCAGTAGTCAGGGCGAAGAAACACGGTCTTGAAATCGTCGCCCACGTGATCGTTGATCTGCCATGGGACGAACTTGAAGACGTCATCGACACCGCAAGAACTCTTTCCTATCTGGGAGTGGACGGTGTCAAGATGCATTCGCTCTACGTGGTGGAAGACAGCCTGCTCGGTGAGTTGTTCAAAAAAGGTGCTTTTCAACCAGTGAGCTTTGAAGAGTTTGTCGAAAGAACCATAGCCTTCTTGGAACACCTTTCACCGAGCATCGTGATACACAGGTTGACCTCCGATCCACCGAAGATGGGAACACTGTTTGCCAGGTGGGGGCTTTCAAAGTGGCAGATCATCAGCGCGATAGAAACTGAACTGGAACGCAGAAACACCTTCCAGGGGGCAAAGTTTAAGCCCGCCGGTGGCGGGCAGTTCAATCGGTCTTGA
- a CDS encoding amidohydrolase — protein MKILLKNALILRDVRSEPEISDVLVKDGRIAAMGNLKGLIADEVYDMSGRLVMPGFVNAHTHAAMTLMRGLAEDLRLREWLTEKIFPIEEKLTEEDVYYGTMLAQLEMARRGVVAYADMYFHCDAVARAALDFGMKVLITRGLVDLDSDKGRLRQNIEYYERWNDRDGLIKVGFGPHAPYSCSTSYIDEIARVALDLEAPVMIHLYETAEEKYELRDLLETSLKYCKVLFAHCVHVKDEDIRLLAQENFFVVHNPTSNLKLGSGIAPVQKFLAAGVQVCLGTDGAASNNSLDVWHEMRLASLLQKLYDPRNISAEQALCMTIEQGAKAVGLTEGRIQVGADADLIVVDIDRPWYVPRSQIKNHIVHAGSSSDVFATMIKGRWVYYDGEYPTVDAEHVYKKCEEAIRRLTGTTS, from the coding sequence ATGAAGATTTTGCTCAAGAACGCCTTGATTCTGAGGGATGTTCGTTCAGAGCCAGAAATTTCTGACGTACTCGTGAAGGATGGCAGGATCGCTGCGATGGGAAATTTGAAAGGGTTAATTGCAGACGAAGTGTACGATATGTCTGGAAGGCTCGTCATGCCCGGTTTCGTCAACGCACACACGCATGCCGCGATGACGTTGATGCGAGGCTTAGCGGAGGATTTGAGACTCAGAGAATGGCTCACGGAGAAGATATTTCCCATAGAGGAGAAACTGACCGAGGAGGACGTTTACTACGGCACGATGCTGGCACAGCTGGAGATGGCGAGGCGGGGCGTCGTCGCGTACGCGGACATGTACTTTCACTGCGATGCGGTGGCGAGAGCGGCTCTCGATTTTGGCATGAAAGTTTTGATCACGCGAGGCCTGGTGGATCTGGATTCGGACAAGGGAAGGCTCAGACAGAACATCGAGTACTACGAAAGGTGGAACGACAGGGATGGATTGATAAAAGTAGGATTCGGTCCACACGCTCCATACAGCTGTTCAACCAGTTACATAGACGAAATAGCCAGGGTTGCTCTGGATCTCGAAGCACCCGTGATGATACACCTCTACGAAACCGCCGAGGAGAAGTACGAGCTGAGAGATCTGCTAGAGACTTCGTTGAAATACTGCAAAGTTCTGTTCGCGCACTGCGTCCATGTGAAGGACGAAGACATTCGCCTGCTTGCTCAGGAGAACTTCTTCGTGGTTCACAACCCCACGAGCAATCTGAAGCTGGGCAGTGGCATAGCTCCAGTGCAGAAATTCCTCGCGGCTGGGGTTCAGGTCTGCCTGGGTACTGATGGGGCTGCGAGCAACAACAGTCTCGACGTGTGGCACGAGATGAGGCTGGCAAGCCTGCTCCAAAAACTCTATGATCCGAGGAACATCTCTGCCGAACAGGCCCTGTGCATGACGATCGAACAAGGTGCCAAGGCGGTGGGACTGACGGAAGGAAGGATCCAGGTTGGAGCCGATGCAGACCTGATCGTTGTCGACATCGATAGACCCTGGTACGTGCCGCGGAGTCAGATCAAGAACCACATCGTGCATGCGGGGAGCTCCTCGGACGTTTTCGCGACGATGATCAAAGGTCGCTGGGTCTATTACGATGGGGAGTATCCCACGGTCGATGCCGAACATGTTTACAAGAAATGTGAGGAGGCGATTCGAAGATTGACAGGTACAACAAGTTGA
- a CDS encoding phospho-sugar mutase → MIVFGTGGVRGIMRKGEFDEELVISVSRAVSLWMHEEGLNGVVIAHDTRRNSNHFAKIAAQTFSECGIETFIFDAPVPTPLLSFAVRELGAGAGVVITASHNPAEYNGYKVYTNDGVQAIPEHTEKISSLLGKSVEAKRKAPMNIVPKEVEERYVEGIVRLVKDYVRSGGKIVYSPLQGTGARFVPMVLRELGFDVIVVEEQMEFDPDFSRVSSLNPEDEKAFDRVKEVCNERNVRFGIATDPDCDRVGLIVDGKRLTGNQVGILLTEMLRRRAKPGSCLIKTIVTTDMVKPMCEELNLKVMETPTGFKYIGHLIETSLKQTNFSYFLAFEESCGYLMGDLVRDKDGVLGSAMVAALCSEYDPIELLKDLYEAYGYHFEELISIPFESPQEARQKYETLKASPPIKVGDHSVKRVYDYEKDPEIPSETLLLELESAKIYIRPSGTEPKLKIYVKVVGSTEKEASSILESVKKAVMNL, encoded by the coding sequence ATGATCGTGTTCGGCACGGGTGGTGTAAGGGGGATCATGAGGAAAGGAGAGTTCGATGAAGAACTCGTGATCAGTGTTTCACGTGCTGTGTCTCTGTGGATGCACGAGGAAGGTTTGAATGGGGTAGTCATCGCCCACGATACGAGGAGGAATTCAAACCATTTTGCGAAAATAGCCGCCCAAACGTTCTCAGAGTGCGGTATCGAAACGTTCATCTTTGATGCACCGGTTCCGACTCCTCTCCTCTCTTTCGCTGTCCGGGAACTCGGCGCTGGTGCTGGTGTGGTGATCACCGCGAGTCACAACCCTGCTGAGTACAACGGATACAAGGTGTACACGAACGATGGTGTTCAGGCCATACCAGAACACACAGAGAAGATCTCTTCCCTGCTGGGAAAGTCCGTTGAGGCGAAGAGGAAAGCCCCGATGAACATTGTTCCGAAAGAGGTGGAGGAACGTTACGTTGAGGGGATCGTACGACTGGTGAAAGACTATGTGAGAAGCGGTGGCAAGATCGTTTATTCACCGCTTCAAGGCACGGGTGCTCGCTTTGTTCCCATGGTCCTGCGTGAACTTGGATTCGACGTGATCGTGGTTGAGGAACAGATGGAATTCGATCCGGACTTCTCCAGAGTCAGTTCGCTGAATCCAGAAGACGAGAAGGCGTTCGACAGGGTGAAAGAAGTGTGCAACGAACGCAACGTGAGGTTCGGTATCGCGACCGATCCTGACTGCGATAGAGTTGGCTTGATCGTGGATGGAAAAAGGTTGACCGGCAACCAGGTGGGAATCCTGCTGACCGAGATGTTGAGACGCAGAGCGAAACCTGGGAGCTGTCTGATCAAAACCATCGTCACCACCGACATGGTCAAACCGATGTGTGAGGAACTGAACTTGAAGGTGATGGAAACCCCGACCGGATTCAAGTACATAGGACACCTCATAGAAACCTCCTTGAAGCAAACGAACTTCAGTTACTTTCTTGCTTTCGAGGAGAGCTGCGGTTATCTCATGGGGGACCTCGTGAGGGACAAGGATGGAGTTCTTGGTTCTGCGATGGTCGCTGCACTTTGCTCTGAGTACGATCCAATCGAACTTTTGAAGGATTTGTACGAAGCTTATGGCTATCACTTCGAGGAATTGATCTCGATACCTTTTGAAAGTCCTCAAGAAGCAAGGCAGAAATACGAAACGCTTAAGGCTTCTCCCCCCATCAAAGTTGGCGATCATTCAGTGAAGCGCGTGTACGATTACGAAAAAGATCCGGAGATACCCAGCGAGACACTCTTGCTCGAATTGGAATCGGCAAAGATCTACATCAGGCCTTCCGGCACTGAACCGAAGCTGAAGATCTACGTGAAAGTCGTGGGTTCAACGGAAAAAGAAGCGAGTTCGATTCTGGAATCCGTGAAAAAGGCTGTGATGAACCTATGA